A stretch of Flexivirga aerilata DNA encodes these proteins:
- a CDS encoding MMPL family transporter, with product MSKYLANIARWCFRHRKTVVALWILVAAAVIATAQLSGGKTNDNFTIPGTESQQMQDLLAKDLPAAGGAQTRVVFATHGSQKLTSPTNVQAVKETMAQLAKVPGVVAVTDPFSTKQVSPSGQVGLGTIQYKDAAQDVSSSTLDRVNAVSDTARNAGVQVEYAGSVYPGSEFTISEIPEIIGIVVAFIVLLVTFAAFVAAGLPIINAILGVIVTVMSVTALAAVVDIASTSTTVALMLGLSCGIDYGVFILSRHRNNLIAGLDVEDSVYLAVGTAGSSVVFAGLTVIVALCGMAVVGIPFLTVMGLAAAGAVLIALLIALTLLPASLGFAGRKVISFIPSPGMPGHHEAIARQAVEAPEKSAGGVWARFVVRFRVPVLIVGVLGLLVMASPALDMQLGLPSGSSQSKDNTARKAYDLTTEGFGVGFNGPLLVTAQNVDSPADVQQLVGALQKQDNVVTAVPTVSQGKLAIISVIPKTGPNDPKTADLVTHLRDNRSQIEGTTGTKILVGGQTASNIDVSTKLTDALPIFLIVVAALAFVLLTFAFRTILIPIKSIVGFLLSVGAAFGLEVAIFQWGWGASLLGVTKGEIISFLPLIMLAIIFGLSSDYEVFVVSRIKEDYTKTGDGRGAVERGTTSSARVVTAAALIMFSIFVAFMVTDDPTIKAIGFGFAAGVFIDAFVVRLTLVPALMAIVGSKVWYHPQWFARHIPDPDIEGEKLSKEFEDRLHPAEAPQT from the coding sequence GTGTCCAAATACCTTGCAAACATTGCCCGTTGGTGTTTTCGCCACCGCAAGACGGTCGTCGCGCTCTGGATCCTCGTCGCTGCTGCGGTGATCGCCACCGCCCAGCTGAGCGGCGGCAAGACCAACGACAACTTCACGATCCCGGGCACCGAGTCCCAGCAGATGCAGGACCTGCTGGCCAAGGACCTGCCTGCGGCCGGCGGCGCCCAGACCCGGGTGGTGTTCGCCACCCACGGCAGTCAGAAGCTGACATCCCCGACCAACGTGCAGGCGGTCAAGGAGACGATGGCCCAGCTGGCCAAGGTCCCGGGGGTGGTCGCGGTGACCGATCCCTTCTCGACAAAGCAGGTGTCGCCGTCCGGCCAGGTCGGGCTCGGCACCATCCAGTACAAGGACGCCGCGCAGGACGTCAGCAGCTCGACTCTCGACCGGGTGAATGCGGTCTCCGACACCGCTCGCAACGCGGGCGTCCAGGTCGAGTACGCCGGATCGGTCTATCCCGGCTCGGAATTCACCATCAGTGAGATCCCCGAGATCATCGGCATCGTCGTCGCGTTCATCGTGCTGCTGGTGACCTTCGCGGCATTCGTCGCGGCCGGCCTGCCGATCATCAACGCGATTCTCGGCGTGATCGTAACGGTCATGTCGGTCACCGCGCTGGCCGCTGTCGTCGACATCGCGTCGACGTCGACCACCGTCGCACTCATGCTCGGCCTGTCCTGCGGCATCGACTACGGGGTCTTCATCCTCTCCAGGCATCGCAACAACCTCATCGCCGGACTCGACGTGGAGGACTCGGTCTACCTCGCCGTCGGGACGGCGGGCAGCTCGGTGGTGTTCGCCGGCCTGACGGTCATCGTCGCCCTCTGCGGTATGGCGGTTGTCGGCATCCCGTTCCTCACGGTGATGGGGCTGGCCGCCGCCGGCGCCGTCCTGATCGCACTGCTGATCGCGCTCACCCTGCTGCCCGCGTCGTTGGGGTTCGCCGGCCGCAAGGTCATCAGCTTCATCCCGTCGCCCGGGATGCCCGGGCACCACGAGGCGATCGCCCGGCAGGCGGTCGAGGCTCCGGAGAAGAGCGCCGGCGGCGTCTGGGCGCGGTTCGTCGTCCGCTTCCGGGTGCCCGTGCTGATCGTCGGTGTGCTGGGTCTGCTCGTCATGGCGTCGCCGGCGCTCGACATGCAGCTCGGCCTGCCGAGCGGGTCGTCGCAGTCCAAGGACAACACCGCCCGCAAGGCGTACGACCTGACCACCGAGGGCTTCGGTGTCGGGTTCAACGGCCCGCTGCTGGTCACCGCGCAGAACGTCGACAGCCCCGCCGACGTGCAGCAGCTCGTCGGCGCCCTGCAGAAGCAGGACAACGTGGTGACCGCGGTCCCGACGGTGAGTCAGGGCAAGCTCGCGATCATCTCGGTGATCCCCAAGACCGGGCCCAACGATCCGAAGACCGCTGATCTGGTCACCCACCTGCGCGACAACCGCAGTCAGATCGAGGGCACGACGGGCACCAAGATCCTGGTGGGCGGCCAGACCGCCTCCAACATCGACGTCTCGACCAAGCTCACCGATGCGCTGCCGATCTTCCTGATCGTGGTGGCGGCGCTGGCGTTCGTGCTGCTGACGTTCGCGTTCCGGACCATCCTGATCCCGATCAAGTCGATCGTCGGCTTCCTGCTGTCGGTCGGAGCGGCGTTCGGCCTCGAGGTCGCGATCTTCCAATGGGGTTGGGGTGCAAGCCTGTTGGGCGTCACCAAGGGCGAGATCATCAGCTTCCTGCCGCTGATCATGCTCGCGATCATCTTCGGCCTCTCCAGCGACTACGAGGTTTTCGTCGTCTCGCGCATCAAGGAGGACTACACCAAGACCGGTGACGGTCGGGGCGCCGTCGAGCGCGGCACCACCTCCTCCGCCCGCGTGGTCACCGCGGCGGCGCTCATCATGTTCTCGATCTTCGTCGCGTTCATGGTCACCGACGACCCGACCATCAAGGCGATCGGATTCGGTTTCGCCGCAGGCGTTTTCATCGATGCCTTCGTCGTACGGCTGACGCTCGTGCCGGCCCTGATGGCGATCGTCGGCTCGAAGGTCTGGTATCACCCGCAGTGGTTCGCCCGGCACATTCCGGACCCCGACATCGAGGGTGAGAAACTCAGCAAGGAGTTCGAGGACCGCCTCCACCCCGCCGAAGCACCGCAGACCTAG
- a CDS encoding TetR/AcrR family transcriptional regulator — MIDGRRARSARTRAALIDAALELIVREGAGSVTQRKVAAAAGTSLASTTYHFRTAEDLVIAAFEESARRTSDQLETMAENVVSGRSDLIDAAMAFAARAPYGVDFPSDAIPQLVAAAAHNPRLRAVSESYFAGMAQLFAPWTTPPDAGSTVAHALTGLLLHELERGEHRPTAAFRTDVTRLFDAFGITERVADAARRSRAAAE; from the coding sequence ATGATCGACGGCCGCCGCGCCCGCAGCGCACGCACCCGGGCCGCGCTCATCGACGCTGCTCTGGAGCTCATCGTGCGCGAGGGCGCGGGGTCGGTCACCCAGCGGAAGGTGGCAGCGGCGGCGGGCACCTCGCTCGCCTCGACGACCTACCACTTCCGCACCGCCGAGGACCTGGTCATCGCGGCATTCGAGGAGAGTGCGCGGCGCACCAGCGACCAGCTGGAGACGATGGCCGAGAACGTCGTGTCCGGGCGCAGCGACCTCATCGACGCGGCGATGGCGTTCGCGGCCAGGGCGCCGTACGGCGTGGACTTCCCGTCCGACGCGATCCCGCAACTGGTCGCCGCCGCGGCCCACAACCCTCGACTGCGCGCGGTCAGCGAGAGCTACTTCGCCGGTATGGCGCAGCTCTTCGCCCCGTGGACCACGCCGCCGGACGCCGGCAGCACGGTTGCGCATGCCCTCACCGGACTGCTGCTGCACGAGCTCGAACGCGGCGAGCACCGCCCGACGGCCGCCTTCCGCACCGACGTCACGCGGTTGTTCGACGCGTTCGGGATCACCGAGCGGGTGGCCGACGCCGCCCGCCGGTCGCGCGCCGCAGCCGAGTGA
- a CDS encoding DLW-39 family protein gives MVKKLLLLVGVAAGAAVVKQKMQQQKSTKDLWAQAADQPKQG, from the coding sequence ATGGTCAAGAAGCTCTTGTTGCTCGTCGGCGTCGCCGCCGGTGCTGCCGTCGTTAAGCAGAAGATGCAGCAGCAGAAGTCGACCAAGGACCTCTGGGCGCAGGCCGCCGACCAGCCCAAGCAGGGCTGA
- a CDS encoding DUF3566 domain-containing protein, whose amino-acid sequence MSSDASDGRGEGGSARTAEVPAAKLPGAAGSSGSGDGKGGSSTRTAPRPGGKQAPVRTPGRPGQPRRPAPRPGGPQGRRPARSTPRRVRLTLSRVDPWSVMKIAFLLSVALGIAMVVMVAVLWTVLQGMGVWGNLNDVLRTLDKNGSTFDIMDYIGFGRVVSLSVVIAVIDVVLMTALATLVAFLYNICASLVGGVQMTLSDE is encoded by the coding sequence GTGAGCAGCGACGCATCCGACGGCCGCGGCGAGGGCGGTTCCGCCCGCACCGCGGAAGTGCCCGCAGCCAAGCTGCCGGGCGCAGCCGGATCCAGCGGGTCCGGTGACGGCAAGGGCGGTTCGTCGACGCGCACCGCTCCCCGGCCCGGTGGCAAGCAGGCTCCGGTCCGTACGCCGGGACGACCCGGTCAGCCGCGGCGTCCCGCCCCGCGACCGGGTGGTCCGCAGGGCCGGCGCCCGGCCCGCTCGACCCCGCGCCGCGTGCGGCTGACCCTCTCCCGGGTCGACCCGTGGTCGGTGATGAAGATCGCCTTCCTGCTGTCGGTGGCGCTCGGCATCGCGATGGTCGTGATGGTCGCCGTGCTGTGGACGGTGCTGCAGGGCATGGGCGTCTGGGGCAACCTCAACGACGTGCTGCGCACGCTCGACAAGAACGGCTCGACCTTCGACATCATGGACTACATCGGCTTCGGCCGGGTCGTCTCCCTGTCGGTGGTGATCGCGGTGATCGACGTGGTGCTGATGACCGCGCTGGCCACGCTGGTCGCGTTCCTCTACAACATCTGCGCCTCGCTCGTCGGCGGCGTGCAGATGACGCTGTCGGACGAGTAG
- the gyrA gene encoding DNA gyrase subunit A, which produces MQRSYIDYAMAVIVSRALPDVRDGLKPVHRRIVYAMFDGGYRPDRGYNKCSRVVGDVMGQYHPHGDSAIYDALVRLAQPWALRYPLIDGQGNFGSPGNDGAAAPRYTECRMAPLAMELVRDIDKETVDFEPNYDGKTMQPTVLPSRFPNLLVNGSGGIAVGMATQIPPHNLREVATGAQWLLDHPEASREELLEKLIELIPGPDFPSGALIMGRKGIEDAYRTGRGSIVMRAVVNVEEIQGRQCLVVTELPYQVNPDALAEKIASLVRDGRIAGIADLRDETSGRTGQRLVIVLKRDAVAKVVLNNLYKHTQLQQNFGANMLALVEGVPRTLPISAFVRHWVDHQIDVIQRRTAYLLRKAEEEIHILRGLLKALDALDEVIALIRRSPSVDEARTGLMQLLDVDEIQATAILNMQLRRLAALERQKIIDQHDELQRAIEDYQDILAKPERQRQIVSDELAEIVDHYGDDRRTQIVPFDGDMSMEDLIPEEDVVVTITRGGYAKRTKLGEYRAQRRGGKGVRGANLRGDDVVSHFFTTSTHHWLLFFTNAGRVYRAKAYELPEGSRDAKGQHVANLMAFQPGEEIAQVMALRDYEQSPYLLLATKRGLVKKTRLSEYDSPRTGGLIAGNLRDGDELVGAQLASGEDDVLLVSHKGQAVRFTASDATLRPMGRSTSGVTGMKFRDGDDLLSLNIVRDGTDPDVFVVFENGLAKRTAASDYPVKGRATLGVKVAAISERGGDLVGALTVDDTDEVLVVMEKGKIVRSRVDEVRRTGRSTQGVRFAVPGKGDSIVAVARNAEREVEDAEVDGVPSGEAEASDAEGVTDGVDAPTADQADPDQAETEQTDEPGDDE; this is translated from the coding sequence ATGCAGCGAAGCTACATCGATTACGCGATGGCCGTGATCGTCAGCCGCGCGCTGCCCGACGTGCGCGACGGCCTGAAGCCGGTGCACCGCCGCATCGTCTACGCCATGTTCGACGGGGGCTACCGGCCCGACCGCGGCTACAACAAGTGCAGCCGCGTCGTCGGTGACGTGATGGGTCAGTACCACCCGCACGGCGACAGCGCGATCTACGACGCGTTGGTGCGGCTCGCCCAGCCGTGGGCGCTGCGCTACCCGCTGATCGACGGCCAGGGCAACTTCGGTTCCCCGGGCAACGACGGCGCGGCCGCGCCCAGATACACCGAGTGCCGGATGGCGCCGCTGGCGATGGAGCTGGTGCGCGACATCGACAAGGAGACCGTCGACTTCGAGCCCAACTACGACGGCAAGACGATGCAGCCGACCGTGCTGCCGTCGCGTTTCCCCAACCTGCTGGTCAACGGCTCCGGCGGCATCGCCGTCGGTATGGCGACCCAGATCCCCCCGCACAACCTGCGCGAGGTGGCGACCGGCGCCCAGTGGCTGCTGGACCACCCGGAGGCGTCGCGTGAGGAGCTGTTGGAGAAGCTCATCGAGCTGATCCCCGGCCCGGACTTCCCGTCCGGCGCGCTGATCATGGGCCGCAAGGGCATCGAGGACGCCTACCGCACCGGTCGCGGCTCGATCGTGATGCGCGCGGTCGTCAACGTCGAGGAGATCCAGGGCCGGCAGTGCCTGGTCGTCACCGAGCTGCCCTACCAGGTCAACCCGGACGCGCTCGCCGAGAAGATCGCGAGCCTGGTCCGGGACGGCCGCATCGCCGGCATCGCCGACCTGCGTGACGAGACCTCGGGCCGCACCGGCCAGCGCCTCGTCATCGTGCTCAAGCGCGACGCGGTCGCCAAGGTAGTGCTGAACAACCTCTACAAGCACACCCAGCTGCAGCAGAACTTCGGCGCCAACATGCTCGCCCTGGTCGAGGGCGTGCCGCGCACGCTGCCGATCTCGGCCTTCGTGCGGCACTGGGTCGACCACCAGATCGACGTCATCCAGCGACGCACGGCATACCTGCTGCGCAAGGCCGAGGAAGAGATCCACATCCTGCGCGGCCTGCTCAAGGCGCTGGACGCGCTGGACGAGGTTATCGCGTTGATCCGGCGCAGCCCGTCGGTCGACGAGGCCCGCACCGGCCTGATGCAGTTGCTCGACGTCGACGAGATCCAGGCGACGGCGATCCTCAACATGCAGCTGCGCCGCCTCGCCGCCCTCGAGCGGCAGAAGATCATCGACCAGCACGACGAGCTGCAGCGGGCGATCGAGGACTACCAGGACATCCTCGCCAAGCCGGAGCGGCAGCGGCAGATCGTCAGCGACGAGCTGGCTGAGATCGTCGACCACTACGGCGACGACCGGCGCACCCAGATCGTGCCGTTCGACGGTGACATGTCGATGGAGGACCTGATCCCCGAGGAGGACGTGGTCGTCACGATCACCCGGGGCGGTTACGCCAAGCGCACCAAGCTCGGCGAATATCGCGCGCAGCGGCGCGGCGGCAAGGGCGTGCGCGGGGCCAACCTGCGTGGCGACGACGTGGTGTCGCACTTCTTCACCACCTCCACCCACCACTGGCTGCTGTTCTTCACCAACGCCGGCCGGGTCTACCGGGCGAAGGCGTACGAGCTGCCCGAGGGCAGCCGCGACGCCAAGGGTCAGCACGTGGCCAACCTGATGGCGTTCCAGCCGGGCGAGGAGATCGCCCAGGTGATGGCGTTGCGCGACTATGAGCAGTCGCCATACCTGTTGCTCGCCACCAAGCGCGGCCTGGTGAAGAAGACCCGCCTGTCCGAGTACGACTCCCCGCGCACCGGCGGCCTGATCGCGGGCAATCTGCGCGACGGCGACGAGCTCGTCGGCGCCCAGCTGGCGAGCGGCGAGGACGACGTGCTGCTGGTGTCGCACAAGGGTCAGGCGGTGCGCTTCACCGCCTCCGACGCGACACTGCGGCCGATGGGTCGCTCGACCTCGGGCGTCACCGGCATGAAGTTCCGCGACGGCGACGACCTGCTGTCGCTCAACATCGTGCGCGACGGCACCGACCCCGACGTGTTCGTGGTCTTCGAGAACGGCCTGGCCAAGCGCACCGCGGCGTCCGACTACCCGGTCAAGGGTCGGGCGACCCTCGGGGTGAAGGTGGCCGCGATCTCCGAACGCGGCGGCGACCTGGTCGGCGCGCTCACCGTCGACGACACCGACGAGGTGCTCGTGGTGATGGAGAAGGGCAAGATCGTGCGCTCCCGCGTCGACGAGGTGCGCCGCACCGGTCGCTCCACGCAGGGCGTGCGGTTCGCCGTGCCGGGCAAGGGCGACTCGATCGTGGCCGTTGCCCGGAACGCCGAGCGGGAAGTCGAGGATGCCGAGGTTGATGGCGTACCGTCGGGCGAGGCGGAGGCCTCCGACGCCGAGGGTGTGACCGACGGCGTCGACGCGCCCACCGCCGACCAGGCAGACCCTGACCAGGCAGAGACAGAGCAGACCGACGAGCCGGGAGACGACGAGTGA